From a region of the Ficedula albicollis isolate OC2 chromosome 1A, FicAlb1.5, whole genome shotgun sequence genome:
- the TIGAR gene encoding fructose-2,6-bisphosphatase TIGAR isoform X2 — protein sequence MVRFGLTVVRHGETRYNKDKILQGQGVDEPLSATGFRQADAAGLFLSNVKFTHVFSSDLLRTKQTAAAILGKNRFCKDLEIKYDARLRERKYGVAEGRPLADLKAMAKDAGEQCPSFTPPGGETLDEVRERARDFFQFLCQLVVELEQKGHDKPGAPGRSSGTSGEQFVFPWANHCSEAEPSSEGSGSSTLLDANILVVSHGAYMRNWIGYFVSDLHCTLPANLSKSQLSSVSPNTGVSHFIIKLENGSLLKPKITCVCLNQDSHLVDVGAECVASKVF from the exons ATGGTTCGGTTCGGGCTGACGGTCGTGCGGCA TGGAGAAACAAGATACAACAAAGACAAGATACTGCAAG gtCAAGGAGTGGATGAGCCACTCTCTGCAACTGGCTTCAGGCAAGCAGATGCTGCTGGTTTATTTCTCAGTAATGTGAAGTTTACCCACGTCTTTTCAAGTGACCTCCTTCGAACAAAGCAG ACTGCTGCTGCCATTCTAGGGAAAAACAGGTTTTGCAAAGATTTGGAAATCAAGTACGATGCAAGACTGCGAGAGAGA AAATATGGTGTTGCAGAAGGAAGGCCTTTGGCTGACCTCAAGGCTATGGCAAAGGATGCTGGAGAGCAATGTCCTTCATTCACACCTCCTGGAGGAGAAACACTGGATGAA GTGAGAGAGCGTGCAAGGGACTTTTTTCAATTCCTGTGCCAGCTGGTTGTTGAGTTGGAGCAGAAGGGGCACGACAAGCCTGgtgccccaggcaggagctcaggaacATCTGGAGAACAGTTTGTTTTCCCCTGGGCAAACCACTGCAGTGAGGCGGAGCCGAGCTCTGAGGGCAGCGGATCTTCCACCCTATTAGATGCCAATATTTTGGTGGTGAGTCATGGAGCCTACATGAGGAACTGGATTGGCTATTTTGTTTCAGATCTCCACTGTACCTTACCAGCAAATTTAAGCAAGTCCCAGCTGTCTTCTGTCAGTCCCAATACCGGAGTCAGTCATTTCATTATAAAACTTGAAAATGGGAGTTTGTTAAAGCCCAAAATCACGTGTGTCTGTCTTAACCAAGATTCTCACTTAGTGGATGTGGGAGCTGAATGTGTAGCTTCAAAAGTGTTTTAA
- the TIGAR gene encoding fructose-2,6-bisphosphatase TIGAR isoform X1, producing the protein MVRFGLTVVRHGETRYNKDKILQGQGVDEPLSATGFRQADAAGLFLSNVKFTHVFSSDLLRTKQTAAAILGKNRFCKDLEIKYDARLRERKYGVAEGRPLADLKAMAKDAGEQCPSFTPPGGETLDEVW; encoded by the exons ATGGTTCGGTTCGGGCTGACGGTCGTGCGGCA TGGAGAAACAAGATACAACAAAGACAAGATACTGCAAG gtCAAGGAGTGGATGAGCCACTCTCTGCAACTGGCTTCAGGCAAGCAGATGCTGCTGGTTTATTTCTCAGTAATGTGAAGTTTACCCACGTCTTTTCAAGTGACCTCCTTCGAACAAAGCAG ACTGCTGCTGCCATTCTAGGGAAAAACAGGTTTTGCAAAGATTTGGAAATCAAGTACGATGCAAGACTGCGAGAGAGA AAATATGGTGTTGCAGAAGGAAGGCCTTTGGCTGACCTCAAGGCTATGGCAAAGGATGCTGGAGAGCAATGTCCTTCATTCACACCTCCTGGAGGAGAAACACTGGATGAAGTATG GTGA
- the FGF23 gene encoding fibroblast growth factor 23, translating into MERRAIPQGIPCSSLLLLLCSLKASLAFPNSSPLLSPSWGNGDHLMHLYTDTERSSFHLQINADGYIDGAPHQTIYSALMIKSEGAGSVIITGVKSGRYLCMDMKGNLFGSHYFSQEDCVFNHRTLENGYDVYQSPKHHFLVSLGRVKQAFSPGMNPPPYSQFLSRRNEIPLFRFNTPEPHRHTRSADVDPVDPHQILVPQRKTPVFGSQQQQPADFPHMPREPMRINQNDVVNPDDPHAMMEARRYPSPRFYITR; encoded by the exons ATGGAGCGGCGAGCCATTCCCCAGGgcattccctgcagctccctgctcctgctgctctgcagcctgaaGGCTTCCCTCGCCTTTCCCAACTCCTCTCCACTGCTGAGTCCCAGCTGGGGCAATGGAGACCACCTGATGCACCTCTACACCGACACGGAGAGGAGCAGCTTCCACCTCCAGATCAACGCTGATGGCTACATCGATGGCGCTCCTCACCAAACCATCTACA GTGCCCTAATGATCAAGTCTGAGGGTGCTGGCTCAGTAATAATCACAGGTGTGAAGAGTGGACGCTACCTGTGTATGGACATGAAAGGAAACCTATTTGGCTCG CATTACTTCAGCCAAGAGGACTGTGTGTTCAACCACAGGACACTGGAAAATGGGTACGATGTGTACCAATCCCCCAAACACCACTTCTTGGTGAGCTTAGGCAGAGTTAAACAAGCCTTCTCCCCCGGTATGAATCCCCCACCATACTCCCAGTTTTTGTCCAGGAGGAATGAGATCCCTCTGTTCCGCTTCAACACCCCCGAGCCCCACAGACACACCAGGAGCGCAGATGTTGATCCGGTAGATCCTCACCAGATCCTGGTGCCGCAGAGGAAGACCCCGGTGTTcggctcccagcagcagcagccagcagactTTCCCCACATGCCCAGGGAGCCCATGAGGATCAACCAGAACGATGTGGTGAACCCCGATGATCCCCACGCCATGATGGAGGCCAGGAGGTACCCGAGCCCCCGATTCTACATCACCAGATAA